A part of Rhopalosiphum maidis isolate BTI-1 chromosome 3, ASM367621v3, whole genome shotgun sequence genomic DNA contains:
- the LOC113558525 gene encoding myotrophin-like: MEVCTNENGNCTVASEDLSWALQIGDLDTVKEQLQRLAKENGDWNINNVSNGRTMLHKACDYGHLDIVEYLIQNGADINMKDNFGITPLLCALWENHFKVAKYLIDKGAITNLLTPQGLKYYECIEDSEMINLLKRLETQ; the protein is encoded by the exons ATGGAAGTCTGCACCAACGAGAACGGAAACTGTACGGTTGCAAGTGAAGATTTATCTTGGGCGTTACAAATTGGCGATCTTGACACAGTCAAAGAACAGTTGCAGAGACTTGCTAAAGAAAATggg GACTGGAATATAAACAATGTGTCAAATGGAAGAACTATGTTACATAAAGCTTGTGATTACGGTCATTTGGATATTGTTgagtatttaattcaaaatggtgCTGATATAAAT atgaaggACAACTTTGGCATTACTCCATTGCTGTGTGCTCTGTGGGAAAATCATTTCAAAGTTGCtaagtatttaattgataaa ggagctattacaaatttattaacacCGCAAggattgaaatattatgaatgcATTGAAGATTCTGAGatgataaacttattaaaacgACTAGAAActcaatag